A single Lolium perenne isolate Kyuss_39 chromosome 6, Kyuss_2.0, whole genome shotgun sequence DNA region contains:
- the LOC127310580 gene encoding uncharacterized protein, producing the protein MGCRSCDKPKMNYRKGLWSPEEDQRLRDYILKHGLGCWSAVPSKAGLQRNGKSCRLRWINYLRPGLKRGMFSQEEEDVVINLQAKLGNKWSQIAMHLPGRTDNEVKNYWNSYLKKRVMGSSNAGKSPSPPERLTSMSTNTGGGSTATSTHGDHDANLSGGSHGQHAISPAEPFIDQQHEAKNFVFADWMPTAAVAAAGPDSYTMSAHWPASTASSGNVTPSHGAFVGDQMSGSSYGNALQHHPHQQDHHHHQSAAAVAHGGAAAGMVAGGGYFDLLNMGDIYGGFTSTNDDLLF; encoded by the exons ATGGGGTGCCGGTCCTGCGACAAGCCGAAGATGAACTACAGGAAGGGGCTGTGGTCGCCTGAGGAGGACCAGAGGCTGAGGGACTACATCCTGAAGCATGGCCTTGGCTGCTGGAGTGCTGTCCCTTCAAAGGCTG GTCTTCAGAGAAATGGCAAGAGCTGCCGGTTGCGTTGGATCAACTACCTGCGGCCCGGATTGAAGCGCGGAATGTTCtcccaagaggaggaggacgtcgtcatcaacctcCAAGCCAAGTTGGGAAACAA GTGGTCGCAGATAGCGATGCATCTGCCCGGGAGGACAGACAACGAGGTGAAGAACTACTGGAACTCGTACCTGAAGAAGAGAGTGATGGGCTCCTCAAACGCCGGCAAGAGCCCGTCGCCCCCTGAGCGGCTCACCTCCATGAGCACCAACACCGGCGGCGGCAGCACGGCCACGTCGACCCACGGGGACCACGACGCCAACCTTAGCGGTGGCAGCCACGGCCAACACGCCATCTCGCCCGCCGAGCCATTCATCGATCAGCAGCACGAGGCCAAGAACTTCGTATTCGCCGACTGGATGCCGACGgctgcggtggcggcggcgggccccGACAGCTACACGATGTCCGCGCACTGGCCCGCCTCCACGGCCAGCTCCGGCAACGTGACGCCGTCGCACGGCGCGTTCGTCGGGGACCAGATGAGCGGCAGCAGCTACGGCAACGCGCTGCAGCATCACCCGCACCAGCaggatcaccaccaccaccaaagcgCCGCAGCCGTTGCTCACGGCGGTGCTGccgccggcatggtcgccggaGGTGGGTACTTCGACctgctcaacatgggcgacatctACGGCGGGTTCACCTCGACGAACGACGACTTGCTCTTCTGA
- the LOC139832290 gene encoding retrovirus-related Pol polyprotein from transposon RE2, producing MTNPLAGITVSEKLTRANHLLWQSQVLPPIRGARMLSFLDKETVLPPETLVVEKDSKTTKEPNPAYEAWVAADQQVLTFLLGSLTPDILVSSRTRVSNLRVALAKMRKDNMTTAAFFTKMKGFADELASAGRPIDEEELVEYLLACLDDTYDPVVTAYDNRMELLTDGAYDSSSFVNSAQHGRGGYRGRNGHRGGRGGNRGHVLGQRGSGGRRGRGGRASGKDRDLVTCQIYGKVGHEAWKCWHRYSDDDEEEEEEKGANAVSNSYGVDTNWYGDTGATDHITGELNKLTRKEKYQGRDQIHAANGQRMSISHMSGDLHLVQ from the exons ATGACTAATCCCCTAGCTGGCATCACCGTGAGCGAGAAGTTGACGAGAGCTAACCATCTCCTATGGCAGTCCCAGGTCCTGCCCCCCATCCGTGGCGCCCGCATGTTGAGTTTCCTCGACAAGGAGACGGTGCTGCCGCCAGAAACCCTGGTAGTGGAAAAGGATAGCAAAACCACCAAAGAGCCGAACCCCGCCTACGAAGCGTGGGTGGCTGCAGATCAGCAGGTCCTCACCTTCCTTCTCGGATCGCTGACGCCGGACATCCTCGTCTCT TCAAGGACGCGGGTCTCAAACCTGCGTGTCGCCCTCGCCAAGATGAGGAAGGACAACATGACGACGGCGGCCTTCTTCACCAAGATGAAAGGCTTCGCCGACGAGCTCGCCTCCGCGGGCCGGCCCATCGATGAGGAGGAGCTGGTAGAGTACCTCCTCGCCTGCCTCGACGACACCTACGATCCCGTT GTGACTGCGTACGACAACCGCATGGAGCTGTTGACCGACGGTGCCTATGACAGCTCCTCCTTTGTCAACTCCGCTCAGCATGGGCGCGGAGGATACCGTGGACGGAACGGACACCGTGGAGGCCGCGGTGGCAACCGTGGCCATGTTCTTGGCCAGCGTGGAAGCGGTGGTCGTCGTGGACGTGGAGGCAGGGCCAGCGGCAAGGACCGCGATCTCGTCACCTGTCAGATCTACGGGAAAGTAGGTCATGAAGCCTGGAAGTGTTGGCACCGCTACtccgatgacgatgaagaagaggaggaagaaaaggGTGCCAATGCCGTGTCCAACTCCTACGGCGTGGACACTAATTGGTATGGCGACACCGGCGCCACCGATCACATCACCGGTGAGCTCAACAAGCTCACCAGGAAGGAGAAGTACCAGGGCCGTGATCAGATCCATGCGGCCAATGGGCAACGTATGAGCATTAGTCAT ATGTCTGGGGACCTGCACCTAGTTCAGTAG